Genomic segment of Macellibacteroides fermentans:
AACTTTTATCTATCTTCGTGTATTTTATTATTGAAAAAGTGTATAGATTGAGCACTTTGTTTTTTATGAAAACTATTTTATTTCAGCAATATGGAGAATCGTTTTTTAGGTTTAATAGAGACTAGCATTAAGAATCATTGGGATTTACCTGCTTTCTCCGATTATGAAGGGCATACCTATCATTACAAAGATGTTGCCCGTCGAATTGAAAAGTTCCACATCATTCTTGAACATGCGGGAATAAAAAAAGGGGATAAAGTAGCCTTAGTTGGACGTAATTCGTCAAACTGGGCTATCTGTTTTTTTGGGATTCTTGCTTATGGAGCTGTAGCTGTTCCTATTTTACACGATTTTAAACCGGATAATATACATCATATCGTTAATCATTCCGAATCTAAAGCTGTTCTCGCAGCAAATAGTAATTGGGAAAATATGAATGATGCAAAAATGCCGGATGTCAAGCTTTTTATGATGCTTGACAATTTTTCAGTAATTAAATCGAAAAACAAGGAAACTTTTACTGTTCGCGAACGGATTAACGAATACTTTGGAAAGAAATACCCAAGGTCATTTACTTCGGCAGATGTAAAGTATCATGTAGAAAAGCCGGAAGAACTGGCTGTTCTCAATTACACTTCCGGTACAACAAGTTTTTCGAAAGGAGTAATGATCCCTTACCGTAGCTTGTGGAGTAATACGCAATATGCCTACGATAATATCCCATTTATACATGCGGGCGACAACTTTGTATGCATGCTTCCAATGGCGCATATGTACGGTCTGGCTTTCGAAATATTAAATGGGATTAACAAGGGTTGCCATATCCATTTCCTTACCCGTACTCCTTCGCCCAGGATCATTGCAGAATCCTTCATGAATATAAAGCCTACACTTATTCTGGCTGTTCCTCTTATTATCGAGAAATTAATAAAGAGTAAGGTGTTTCCTGAACTGGAAAAGCCCCTTACCCGTTTTCTTCTAAAAGTTCCTTTTATTGAGAAGAAGTTACTTGAAATAGTTGCAGCAAAACTAACCGCTTCTTTTGGTGGTAATTTCAAACAAATAGTAATTGGTGGTGCCGGACTGAATAAGGATGTAGAAAACTTCTTACGGTCTATTAATTTCCCATATACAGTTGGATATGGTATGACCGAGTGTGGTCCGTTAATTGCATATGAGCAATGGGACACATACAAAGCGGGCTCCTGCGGACGTGTTGTAGACAGAATGGAGGCAAAAATTGACTCTGAAGATCCAGTAAATGCTGTAGGTGAAATATTGGTTCGTGGAACCAACGTGATGTTAGGATACTATAAAAATCCGGAAGCTACGAAATCCAGTTTTACCAAAGATGGCTGGTTACGTACCGGCGACTTAGGTACTATTGATGAAGA
This window contains:
- a CDS encoding AMP-binding protein; the protein is MENRFLGLIETSIKNHWDLPAFSDYEGHTYHYKDVARRIEKFHIILEHAGIKKGDKVALVGRNSSNWAICFFGILAYGAVAVPILHDFKPDNIHHIVNHSESKAVLAANSNWENMNDAKMPDVKLFMMLDNFSVIKSKNKETFTVRERINEYFGKKYPRSFTSADVKYHVEKPEELAVLNYTSGTTSFSKGVMIPYRSLWSNTQYAYDNIPFIHAGDNFVCMLPMAHMYGLAFEILNGINKGCHIHFLTRTPSPRIIAESFMNIKPTLILAVPLIIEKLIKSKVFPELEKPLTRFLLKVPFIEKKLLEIVAAKLTASFGGNFKQIVIGGAGLNKDVENFLRSINFPYTVGYGMTECGPLIAYEQWDTYKAGSCGRVVDRMEAKIDSEDPVNAVGEILVRGTNVMLGYYKNPEATKSSFTKDGWLRTGDLGTIDEDGFIYIKGRSKTMILGPSGQNIYPEEIEQQLNNMAYVAESLIVSQNGKLVALIYPDWEQVDKQGIDHNKIEILMQENIKDLNELLPGYSKISGIKMYQEEFEKTPKRSIKRYLYQPAENN